The proteins below are encoded in one region of Brachyspira hampsonii:
- a CDS encoding HPr family phosphocarrier protein, translated as MENNDFISKEFECRNDTLQDVKEIYPIVDYFKTIDDKIEIENQNGKRVNAKSFVRVSAVNIRYGDRFILYVYGDERENNIKNIEEFLCKNKFYTLEKIEELEKEKEKLKKEEEAEHNRYIEKEILSLTPDDKKEIVKINIEEKIKLLKEKRDSLHLESLNLDNNILYIKDNDKTKIIDIINNDIYDIIKHLSLHYEISIKESRTKNFISYLISVVKGKDMKFFDTYMFFNDIKKYLSDQFYKLFIEKLICIEDLHEEYDTIIINNFVEESIKTLDYVIEDKRKSADYSINIYMMDNMAMANITSNSNMYRVINIVQTIGKIYEIKESIIDNIIDRIRGDYEPSLYINNKSDAEEYSNNLKEFKDYLQKEFESIYVSVVSGKNNDNSNIDYQNIVKLARRI; from the coding sequence ATGGAGAATAATGATTTTATATCTAAAGAATTTGAATGCAGAAATGATACGCTGCAAGATGTCAAAGAGATTTATCCTATTGTAGATTATTTTAAGACTATAGATGATAAGATTGAAATAGAAAATCAGAATGGAAAAAGAGTCAATGCCAAGTCTTTTGTGAGAGTATCTGCTGTTAATATAAGATATGGAGATAGATTTATACTGTATGTTTACGGTGATGAGAGAGAGAATAATATTAAAAATATAGAAGAGTTTTTGTGTAAAAATAAATTTTATACTTTAGAAAAAATAGAAGAATTAGAAAAGGAAAAAGAAAAATTAAAAAAAGAAGAAGAAGCTGAACATAATAGATATATAGAAAAAGAAATATTATCTTTAACACCTGATGACAAAAAAGAAATAGTAAAAATCAATATAGAAGAAAAGATAAAACTTCTAAAAGAAAAAAGGGATTCTCTGCATTTAGAAAGTCTGAATTTGGATAATAATATTTTGTATATTAAAGATAATGATAAAACAAAAATTATTGATATTATTAATAATGATATATACGATATAATAAAGCATTTATCATTGCATTATGAAATATCTATAAAAGAGAGCAGGACAAAGAATTTTATTTCATATCTAATAAGCGTAGTAAAAGGAAAAGATATGAAATTTTTTGATACATATATGTTTTTTAATGACATAAAAAAATATTTATCAGATCAGTTTTATAAATTATTTATAGAAAAACTTATATGTATAGAAGATTTGCATGAAGAATATGATACGATAATCATTAATAATTTTGTTGAGGAATCTATAAAGACTTTGGATTATGTTATTGAAGATAAAAGAAAATCAGCAGATTATTCTATTAATATTTATATGATGGATAATATGGCAATGGCAAATATTACTTCAAATAGTAATATGTACAGGGTAATAAACATAGTACAGACTATAGGAAAGATTTATGAAATAAAAGAAAGTATTATAGATAATATTATTGATAGGATAAGAGGCGATTATGAACCTTCTTTATATATTAATAATAAATCTGATGCGGAAGAGTATAGTAATAATCTAAAAGAGTTTAAAGATTATTTGCAAAAAGAATTTGAGAGTATTTATGTTTCTGTAGTTTCAGGAAAAAATAATGATAATTCAAATATTGATTATCAGAATATAGTTAAACTTGCAAGGAGGATTTAA
- a CDS encoding metallophosphoesterase, whose translation MRFAVIGDLHGKNCWKKLIEGRFDNFDKIIFMGDYSDDSWVTFTDEEIVNNLKDVIEFKKNHNDKIVLLIGNHDFQYIVGYPTASRYRKSYAEEMHEIFNNNSDIFSPIHIENNYIFTHAGITNGWIEYIRHKYDIKDINIDNVYDIVSLVYKNDKNDCNIASFRRGGGSEFAGILWADTGDLYDDAWTGYNQVVGHNRVKAGSVIKKDNYAVYMSDHFDTEQDKLLVLDI comes from the coding sequence ATGAGGTTTGCAGTTATAGGAGATTTGCATGGAAAAAACTGTTGGAAAAAACTTATTGAAGGAAGATTTGATAATTTTGATAAGATAATTTTTATGGGAGATTACAGCGATGACAGCTGGGTTACTTTTACAGATGAAGAAATAGTTAATAATTTAAAAGATGTGATAGAGTTTAAAAAGAATCATAATGATAAAATTGTTCTTCTTATAGGCAATCATGACTTTCAGTATATAGTGGGATATCCTACAGCTAGCAGATATAGAAAAAGTTATGCTGAAGAGATGCATGAAATATTTAATAATAATTCTGATATTTTTAGTCCTATACATATAGAAAATAATTATATATTTACTCATGCAGGAATTACAAATGGCTGGATTGAATATATAAGGCATAAATATGATATAAAAGATATTAATATCGATAATGTTTATGATATAGTGAGTTTAGTTTATAAAAATGATAAAAATGACTGCAATATAGCTTCTTTCAGAAGAGGAGGAGGCAGTGAATTTGCTGGAATATTATGGGCTGATACAGGAGATTTATATGATGATGCATGGACAGGATATAATCAGGTTGTAGGGCATAATAGAGTAAAAGCGGGAAGTGTTATAAAAAAAGATAATTATGCTGTTTATATGTCAGATCATTTTGATACTGAGCAGGATAAATTATTGGTATTAGATATATAA
- a CDS encoding divergent polysaccharide deacetylase family protein — protein MKNIFIFALSVIILFIFAFTFIKVKDNYNISFEYADNISNTSNENIILTKKITEKNSNDIFHLADINAPDITKPILNKINEHSNCISIIIDDSGNTLDNSERYFSLANEYNITFAVLPDSYHSTDFSYAAYSNNVNVILHIPMEGSDYFGEKTLIRKSMNEDEVFRLLDYSFSKVPYAKGMNNHTGSLASCDESIVSYMLNYAKNNDKYFIDSYTVSGSLIYDMALKYGVKTARRSVFLDNERDYSYIMKQWMELIKMSKEYGIAIGIGHYQSEETLKILEDNLPLLSDEGIMSVNIADILN, from the coding sequence ATGAAAAATATATTTATATTTGCACTATCAGTTATTATACTTTTTATATTTGCCTTTACTTTTATAAAGGTTAAGGATAACTATAATATTAGTTTTGAATATGCAGATAATATTTCTAATACCTCAAATGAAAATATAATTTTGACAAAAAAGATAACAGAAAAAAACTCAAATGATATATTTCATTTAGCTGATATAAACGCTCCTGATATTACAAAACCTATTTTAAATAAAATAAATGAACATAGTAATTGTATAAGTATTATTATAGATGACAGCGGAAATACCTTAGATAATTCTGAAAGATATTTTTCTTTGGCTAATGAATATAATATAACTTTTGCAGTGCTTCCTGATTCTTATCATAGTACAGATTTTTCTTATGCGGCATATAGTAATAATGTTAATGTTATTTTGCATATACCTATGGAGGGCAGTGATTATTTCGGAGAAAAGACTTTGATAAGAAAGTCAATGAATGAAGATGAAGTATTTAGACTATTAGATTATTCATTTTCAAAGGTGCCTTATGCGAAGGGAATGAATAATCATACGGGTTCGCTTGCAAGCTGTGATGAGAGCATAGTTTCTTATATGCTTAATTATGCTAAGAATAATGATAAATATTTTATAGATTCCTATACGGTGTCCGGCAGTTTGATATATGATATGGCTTTAAAATATGGAGTAAAGACAGCTAGAAGATCCGTATTTTTAGATAATGAGAGAGATTATTCTTATATAATGAAGCAATGGATGGAGTTAATAAAAATGTCTAAAGAGTACGGCATAGCGATTGGAATAGGGCATTATCAAAGCGAAGAAACATTAAAAATTTTAGAAGATAATTTACCGCTTTTATCAGATGAAGGAATTATGTCTGTGAATATAGCGGATATATTGAATTAG
- the lysA gene encoding diaminopimelate decarboxylase: MIAYKNNILMCENIDIRDIAEIYGTPFYIYSKNDILSKIRFLKEVFSPLNDALIVYAVKAENNLSILKIMAEEGIGADVVSIGETLKYIKAGGKAENIVFSGVAKTEEEIRKSIELNIKRFNIESIPEAVRINNISKELKKRVKCSIRVNPNVDAHTHEKITTGVSGNKFGISIKTIKDNSELLKSLDNIEIESLSMHIGSQMIDAEPFYRAISVMKDLIAEIKSIGFNITDIDIGGGYGVRYNRANSGFDFDKFKSKSISLLKEMNLKVTTEPGRYFVAESGALIMKVEYIKEELGRKYVILNGGMNDYVRAAMYDAYNEIYPLVKKDNIANYDFVGPICESSDFFAYERKCSVLEQGDYVALLDAGAYGFSMSSNYNSRLLIPQVMIDDKKHYIIRKRQTFDDMIKDEII, translated from the coding sequence ATGATTGCGTATAAAAATAATATATTGATGTGCGAAAATATTGATATTAGGGATATTGCTGAAATTTATGGTACTCCTTTTTATATTTATTCAAAGAATGATATTTTAAGTAAAATAAGGTTTTTAAAGGAAGTATTTTCACCTTTAAATGATGCTTTGATAGTTTATGCCGTTAAGGCAGAAAATAATTTATCTATATTAAAAATTATGGCTGAAGAGGGTATAGGTGCTGATGTTGTATCTATAGGAGAGACTTTGAAATATATAAAAGCTGGGGGAAAGGCTGAAAATATAGTATTTTCTGGAGTTGCCAAAACAGAGGAAGAGATAAGAAAATCAATAGAGCTTAATATAAAACGTTTTAATATAGAATCTATTCCTGAAGCTGTAAGAATTAATAATATATCTAAGGAGCTTAAAAAAAGAGTTAAATGTTCTATAAGAGTTAATCCTAATGTTGATGCTCATACTCATGAGAAAATTACTACAGGAGTTAGCGGAAATAAATTTGGTATAAGTATAAAAACTATAAAAGATAATTCTGAATTATTAAAATCTTTGGATAATATAGAAATAGAATCATTATCAATGCATATAGGCTCACAAATGATAGATGCCGAGCCTTTTTACAGAGCCATTTCAGTGATGAAAGATTTAATTGCTGAAATTAAAAGTATTGGTTTTAATATTACAGATATTGATATAGGGGGAGGATACGGAGTAAGATATAATAGGGCTAATTCAGGATTTGATTTTGATAAATTTAAATCTAAAAGCATTAGTTTATTGAAAGAAATGAATTTAAAAGTTACAACAGAGCCTGGAAGGTATTTTGTAGCAGAATCCGGTGCTTTAATAATGAAAGTTGAATATATCAAAGAAGAACTCGGAAGAAAGTATGTTATATTAAACGGGGGTATGAATGATTATGTAAGGGCAGCTATGTATGATGCTTATAATGAAATATATCCTTTAGTTAAAAAAGATAATATTGCAAATTATGATTTTGTAGGACCTATATGTGAAAGTTCAGATTTTTTTGCTTATGAGAGAAAATGCAGTGTTTTAGAGCAGGGTGATTATGTAGCTTTACTTGATGCAGGAGCTTATGGGTTTAGTATGTCAAGCAATTATAATTCAAGACTTCTTATACCTCAAGTTATGATTGATGATAAAAAACATTATATCATAAGAAAAAGACAGACTTTTGATGATATGATAAAAGATGAAATAATATAA
- a CDS encoding metal-dependent transcriptional regulator: MKQEITPILENYLETIYNLEVEKNFKEAIRITDIADLVGRSKASVNTAIKTLSKLGHIKHEHYGDIELTESGRAIGKDIAERHAIFYYFLTKVLNVDEKIADEEACLIEHAMSKDTVHKFKEFLCGYCKKENIFNKN; encoded by the coding sequence ATGAAACAAGAAATAACACCTATATTAGAAAATTATTTAGAAACTATCTACAACCTTGAAGTAGAAAAAAATTTTAAGGAAGCAATTAGAATAACAGATATAGCTGATTTGGTAGGACGCTCCAAAGCTAGTGTTAATACGGCTATTAAAACTTTGTCAAAATTAGGGCATATAAAACATGAGCATTACGGAGATATAGAGCTTACCGAAAGCGGCAGAGCTATTGGAAAGGATATTGCAGAAAGGCATGCTATATTCTACTACTTCCTTACAAAAGTATTAAATGTAGATGAAAAAATAGCTGATGAAGAAGCATGCTTAATAGAACATGCTATGAGCAAAGATACTGTACATAAGTTTAAAGAGTTTCTTTGCGGATACTGCAAAAAAGAAAATATTTTTAATAAAAATTAA
- a CDS encoding response regulator transcription factor: protein MNKELIYSVEDDDNIRDLIKYTVEEAGYTIECFSNGNDMLEALKKQTPNLVLLDIMLPDIEGTEILKIIRTDYAHLPIKVIMLTAKTSEINIVTGLNLGADDYMPKPFSVLELLARIKANLRKKDVRLDAEELTFGDIKLVVKKRNVFVGDRQVILTQKEFDLLKLLMENANNVVDRETMLEEVWGVDHTMETRTIDMHIKSIRQKLDLTKENIITIRGMGYKLTDVQ from the coding sequence ATGAATAAAGAACTTATTTACTCAGTAGAAGATGATGATAATATCAGAGATCTTATTAAATATACTGTTGAAGAGGCAGGATATACTATAGAATGTTTTTCTAATGGTAATGATATGCTTGAGGCATTGAAAAAACAAACTCCTAATTTGGTATTGCTTGATATAATGCTCCCTGACATAGAAGGTACAGAAATATTAAAGATTATTAGAACAGATTATGCCCATCTTCCTATTAAGGTAATAATGCTTACAGCTAAAACTAGTGAAATAAACATTGTTACAGGTTTAAATTTGGGTGCAGACGATTATATGCCTAAGCCTTTTTCTGTGCTTGAGCTTCTTGCAAGAATTAAGGCAAATTTAAGAAAGAAAGATGTAAGATTGGATGCAGAAGAACTTACTTTTGGTGATATAAAACTTGTTGTTAAGAAGAGAAATGTTTTTGTAGGAGATAGGCAGGTTATTTTAACACAGAAAGAATTTGATTTGCTTAAGTTATTGATGGAAAATGCTAATAATGTAGTTGATAGAGAAACTATGCTTGAAGAAGTATGGGGTGTTGATCATACTATGGAAACAAGAACTATTGATATGCATATAAAATCAATAAGGCAAAAACTTGATTTAACTAAAGAAAACATTATAACCATTAGAGGTATGGGATATAAATTAACAGATGTACAATAA
- a CDS encoding sensor histidine kinase: MIKNIFYKSLLILILSSALMFIGILFTVQYNNIVYSQVMIVNIIEMLEKEIDLYDVQTEDAFRKFVLQSDKEELRISIISTNGVVIADTMTDTSKNPMGNHTNRSDVIAALHSIENKPAFSINTSISQKTPYMYVSKKIKADDKRDYILRVSIPIESVNKYLISFLFTAVMVIGVVIIVMALVLPLMSRNIMIPFYMIKETLDNIYNNKSTTPKNLTGYNDINAILYDINELAVSLNENITGYQTEREKLNYVLENIAQGIIAVNKHKEIFFINQYALDLLEISDSNIKKLNEIIKDNDVIEKIDNAIEFSRFSKFDVKEDNMDIEISIIPIRNNENISALIKFEDVTDIRKVEIEKQDFFINASHELKTPLTSIIGYSELLIATGGGKNQADFIKRINNEALRMKDLVIDMLTLSRIEANWKETIDEEIDIKDIVLDVFESNRIKAEQRNIDVQLDIESVVIMANKEKITEVVNNLVDNAIKYTDDEGKVKIYLKKNADKAIFSVKDTGCGIAPQYLNRVFERFFRVKNNKYLKVHGTGLGLTIVKNICNYYNADIHIKSEENVGTEMTVVFNLYKEEDVKKIEKK, encoded by the coding sequence ATGATCAAGAATATATTTTATAAATCATTACTCATTTTGATATTGTCAAGTGCTTTAATGTTTATAGGTATACTGTTTACTGTGCAGTATAATAATATTGTATACAGTCAGGTTATGATAGTAAATATTATTGAGATGCTTGAAAAAGAGATTGATTTATATGATGTACAAACTGAAGATGCTTTTAGAAAATTCGTACTGCAGTCGGATAAAGAAGAATTAAGGATCAGTATAATATCCACAAATGGAGTTGTAATAGCTGATACTATGACAGATACTTCCAAAAATCCTATGGGAAATCATACCAATAGAAGCGATGTTATAGCAGCACTGCATAGTATAGAAAATAAACCGGCTTTTTCTATTAATACTTCTATTAGTCAGAAAACTCCTTATATGTATGTGTCCAAAAAAATTAAAGCTGATGACAAAAGAGATTATATACTTAGAGTTTCTATTCCTATAGAGTCTGTTAATAAATATTTAATAAGTTTTTTATTTACAGCTGTTATGGTTATAGGGGTAGTTATTATAGTTATGGCTTTGGTCCTTCCTTTGATGAGCCGTAATATTATGATTCCTTTCTATATGATAAAAGAAACTCTTGATAATATATACAATAATAAATCAACAACACCTAAAAATTTAACGGGATATAATGATATAAATGCTATTCTTTATGATATAAATGAATTAGCTGTGAGTTTAAATGAAAATATTACAGGTTATCAAACAGAAAGAGAAAAACTTAATTATGTGCTTGAGAATATAGCACAGGGTATTATTGCAGTTAATAAACATAAAGAAATATTTTTTATTAATCAATATGCTTTAGATTTGCTTGAAATTTCTGACAGTAATATAAAAAAACTTAATGAGATTATAAAAGATAATGATGTAATAGAAAAAATAGATAATGCCATAGAGTTCAGCAGATTTTCAAAATTCGATGTTAAAGAAGATAATATGGATATAGAAATAAGCATCATTCCTATAAGAAACAATGAAAATATATCGGCATTAATAAAATTTGAAGATGTTACAGATATAAGAAAAGTTGAAATAGAAAAGCAGGATTTCTTTATAAATGCTTCTCATGAATTAAAAACCCCTCTTACTTCTATTATAGGATATTCTGAACTTCTTATTGCTACAGGCGGAGGAAAGAATCAGGCTGATTTTATTAAAAGGATTAATAATGAGGCTTTAAGAATGAAAGACCTTGTTATTGATATGCTTACATTGAGCAGGATAGAAGCTAATTGGAAAGAGACTATTGATGAAGAAATAGATATTAAGGATATTGTTCTTGATGTATTTGAGAGCAATAGAATAAAAGCTGAACAGAGAAATATAGATGTGCAATTAGATATAGAATCAGTTGTTATAATGGCTAATAAAGAAAAAATTACTGAAGTTGTTAATAATTTAGTTGATAATGCTATAAAATATACTGATGATGAAGGTAAAGTAAAGATATATCTAAAGAAGAATGCGGATAAAGCTATATTTTCAGTGAAGGATACAGGATGCGGCATAGCTCCGCAGTATTTGAATAGAGTTTTTGAGAGATTTTTCAGAGTTAAAAACAATAAATATTTAAAAGTTCATGGTACAGGTCTTGGACTTACAATAGTAAAAAATATATGCAATTATTACAATGCTGACATACATATTAAGAGTGAAGAGAATGTTGGTACAGAGATGACAGTTGTATTTAATTTATATAAAGAAGAAGATGTTAAAAAAATTGAAAAAAAATGA
- a CDS encoding heavy-metal-associated domain-containing protein, translated as MKNITIKIKGMGCQNCVKAVTEELSALDGISKVNVSLENACAEVEYDESKVGTDKMFEAIKELEYEPSL; from the coding sequence ATGAAAAATATTACTATAAAAATAAAAGGTATGGGCTGCCAAAATTGTGTTAAGGCGGTTACAGAAGAATTAAGTGCTTTAGACGGTATAAGCAAAGTTAATGTAAGTTTAGAAAATGCTTGTGCTGAAGTGGAATATGATGAGTCTAAAGTAGGTACTGATAAAATGTTTGAAGCTATAAAAGAATTGGAATACGAACCTAGTTTATAA
- the ruvA gene encoding Holliday junction branch migration protein RuvA, giving the protein MFAFIEGKVQIISEGVIALLCNGVGYEIIVSKKLDVKNDDNIRLYTKLIHREDAMILYGFLTREEKNMFTTLMSASGVGPKLAMEVLSTYSINDLMHILFNKDINLLKKVSGMGVKKAEKLLFELRDKIEKIDINISSSVISNDNESDVIKALISLGFSNNEAVKALSEVENKDNMTTEDLISNALRNLSTL; this is encoded by the coding sequence ATGTTTGCTTTTATAGAAGGTAAAGTTCAAATAATATCTGAAGGTGTCATAGCTCTTCTTTGTAATGGTGTTGGTTATGAGATTATAGTATCAAAAAAATTAGATGTAAAAAATGATGATAATATAAGACTTTATACAAAACTCATACACAGAGAAGATGCTATGATACTTTATGGCTTTTTGACTAGAGAAGAAAAAAATATGTTCACTACTCTGATGTCTGCTTCAGGAGTAGGTCCTAAATTGGCTATGGAAGTTCTTTCTACTTATTCCATAAATGATTTGATGCATATACTTTTTAATAAGGATATAAATTTACTAAAAAAAGTATCGGGTATGGGAGTTAAGAAGGCTGAAAAACTTTTATTTGAGCTTAGGGATAAAATAGAAAAGATCGATATTAATATTTCATCATCTGTTATTAGCAATGATAATGAAAGCGATGTTATAAAGGCTTTGATATCATTAGGTTTTTCAAATAATGAAGCTGTTAAGGCTTTGTCGGAAGTAGAAAATAAAGATAATATGACTACAGAAGATTTGATAAGTAATGCTTTAAGGAATCTCAGCACTTTATAA
- a CDS encoding GNAT family N-acetyltransferase yields the protein MDITIKKAGLEDVFDISKLHAICWKDAYKNIIPDSYLKRIYLDDWCEEFEDGINNKTREAHLAYIDGKPIAVISHGKSRCNMQGYGEIISLYVHPIYQGSGIGKLLLEQAVKYMKESGYTNICLCVFDKNEEAKKFYEKNGFKDSGTKNTLKIDDEDIAESVYVYDIN from the coding sequence ATGGATATAACTATAAAGAAAGCAGGATTAGAAGATGTTTTTGATATAAGCAAGCTTCATGCTATATGCTGGAAAGATGCTTATAAAAATATTATACCTGATTCATATCTTAAAAGAATATATTTAGATGATTGGTGCGAGGAGTTTGAAGACGGTATTAATAATAAAACAAGAGAGGCACATTTAGCATATATTGATGGAAAGCCTATAGCAGTTATATCTCATGGAAAGAGCAGATGCAATATGCAAGGATATGGAGAGATAATATCATTATATGTTCACCCTATATATCAGGGTTCTGGAATAGGTAAGTTATTATTAGAGCAGGCTGTAAAATATATGAAAGAGTCAGGATATACTAATATATGTCTTTGTGTTTTTGATAAAAATGAAGAAGCTAAAAAATTTTATGAGAAAAACGGTTTTAAAGATTCCGGTACAAAAAATACTTTAAAAATAGATGATGAAGATATAGCAGAAAGCGTATATGTTTATGATATTAATTAA
- a CDS encoding Gfo/Idh/MocA family protein — MKKINIGFIGAGNIAEKMAQTISKIKEAQSYAVSARDIKRSKAFAKKYGFKKFYGSYEEMLKDENVDLVYIATPHSHHYEHIKLCLENNKHVICEKAFTVNVKQAREVLILAKKKKLLLAEAIWTRYMPSRQIINDTIKSGIIGKVTSLTANLGYVINKVPRLIEPELAGGALLDVGVYTINFALMVFGNKIKKIDSSCIKTKKGVDEQNSITLTFEDNKMAILNSTMSALTNREGVINGDKGYIVVKNINNPESITVYSLDRKAIKTIKVPKQITGYEYQIISCINAINNKKLECPEMPHEDILRVMNIMDTLRRSWKIKYPFEK; from the coding sequence ATGAAAAAAATCAATATAGGTTTTATAGGAGCAGGAAATATTGCAGAAAAAATGGCTCAAACTATTTCAAAAATTAAAGAAGCACAATCTTATGCGGTAAGTGCAAGAGATATAAAAAGAAGCAAGGCTTTTGCCAAAAAATACGGATTCAAGAAATTTTACGGCTCTTATGAGGAAATGCTAAAAGATGAAAATGTAGATTTGGTATATATAGCTACTCCGCATTCTCATCATTATGAACATATAAAATTATGCTTGGAAAATAATAAACATGTTATATGCGAAAAAGCTTTTACTGTTAATGTGAAACAGGCAAGAGAAGTTTTAATACTTGCTAAAAAGAAAAAACTTTTACTTGCCGAAGCTATTTGGACTAGATATATGCCTAGCAGACAAATAATTAATGATACTATAAAAAGCGGAATTATAGGAAAAGTAACTTCATTAACTGCAAATCTAGGTTATGTTATAAATAAAGTACCTAGATTAATAGAGCCTGAACTTGCGGGAGGAGCTTTGCTTGATGTAGGTGTTTATACTATCAATTTTGCTTTGATGGTATTCGGTAATAAAATAAAAAAAATAGATTCTTCATGCATAAAAACCAAAAAAGGAGTAGATGAGCAGAACTCTATTACATTAACTTTTGAAGACAATAAAATGGCTATACTAAACTCTACAATGTCAGCATTAACTAACAGAGAAGGTGTTATTAATGGAGATAAAGGATATATAGTTGTAAAAAATATTAATAATCCTGAAAGCATAACAGTTTATTCTCTTGATAGAAAAGCTATAAAAACTATTAAAGTTCCTAAACAAATAACAGGCTATGAATATCAAATAATTTCCTGTATTAATGCTATTAATAATAAAAAATTAGAATGTCCGGAAATGCCTCATGAAGATATTTTAAGAGTGATGAATATAATGGATACTTTGAGAAGAAGCTGGAAAATAAAATACCCCTTTGAAAAATAA
- a CDS encoding segregation and condensation protein A: protein MEENINETKQENNNNNINTNASAKEETENSNPDYKEFTVSLSSIDYEGPLSILFDMLKRSEKSIYEVSILEIIDQFVEYLKAQAALNLDSTGDFLVVASEFHLYKSKMLLPHDMDDDKFTDRLKFEIVEQMLEFQRYKMVSEELDKMQDTSDSIFERKDTERVKFFKTVNADDNEIAWKDITLYDLVYAFTKVQFVPETDLAVLSGMSNFHIDNAIDMIRIKLSETAFFPFITLFKDGVTKRQLVTFFLAMLELVKEKEILLKQEMKFREIYVFKRDESFMNKNNEDTSKEENNNTENADNNKDSSITTIIETNENIKDDSLGNDDNN from the coding sequence ATGGAAGAGAATATAAACGAAACAAAGCAAGAAAATAATAATAATAATATAAATACAAATGCTTCAGCCAAAGAAGAAACGGAAAATAGTAATCCTGATTATAAAGAGTTTACAGTTTCATTATCTAGTATAGATTATGAAGGACCTTTGTCTATCCTTTTTGATATGCTTAAAAGAAGCGAGAAAAGTATATATGAAGTGTCTATACTTGAAATTATAGATCAGTTTGTAGAATATTTGAAAGCTCAGGCTGCTTTGAATTTGGATTCTACGGGGGACTTTTTGGTTGTTGCTTCAGAGTTTCATCTTTATAAATCAAAAATGCTTCTTCCTCATGATATGGACGATGACAAGTTTACAGACAGACTTAAATTTGAAATAGTTGAGCAGATGCTGGAATTTCAAAGATATAAAATGGTTTCAGAAGAACTTGATAAAATGCAAGATACATCAGATTCTATATTTGAAAGGAAAGATACTGAAAGAGTGAAATTCTTTAAAACTGTGAATGCTGATGACAATGAAATAGCTTGGAAGGATATTACACTTTATGATTTAGTTTATGCATTCACAAAAGTGCAGTTTGTACCGGAAACGGATTTAGCTGTTCTTTCCGGAATGTCTAATTTCCATATAGATAATGCTATTGATATGATAAGAATAAAATTATCTGAAACGGCTTTTTTTCCTTTCATTACTTTATTTAAAGACGGAGTTACTAAAAGGCAGCTTGTTACATTCTTTTTGGCTATGCTTGAACTTGTTAAAGAAAAAGAAATTCTTCTTAAGCAAGAGATGAAGTTCAGAGAGATTTATGTGTTCAAAAGAGATGAGAGTTTTATGAATAAAAATAATGAAGATACTTCAAAAGAAGAAAATAATAATACTGAAAATGCTGATAATAATAAAGATAGTTCAATAACAACTATTATAGAAACTAATGAAAATATTAAAGATGATTCTTTAGGAAATGATGATAATAATTAA